Proteins from a single region of Campylobacter lari:
- the rpsJ gene encoding 30S ribosomal protein S10: MERIRLKLKAYDHRVLDRTVAAIVEAVKRTGADIRGPVPMPTKIKRYTVLKSPHINKDSREQFEMRIHARMLDIVAATPDTVDSLTKLDLAPEVNVEVRAMGK; this comes from the coding sequence ATGGAAAGAATCAGGCTTAAGCTAAAAGCTTATGACCACAGAGTTCTAGATCGCACAGTTGCAGCAATTGTAGAAGCTGTTAAAAGAACAGGTGCTGACATCAGAGGTCCAGTGCCAATGCCTACAAAAATTAAAAGATACACAGTTTTGAAATCTCCACACATCAATAAAGATTCACGCGAACAATTTGAGATGAGAATTCATGCTCGTATGCTTGATATTGTAGCAGCTACTCCAGATACAGTAGATTCACTCACTAAGCTTGACTTGGCTCCAGAGGTCAATGTTGAAGTAAGAGCTATGGGTAAATAA
- the rplC gene encoding 50S ribosomal protein L3, with amino-acid sequence MEYIVEKIGMSRTISTPSIPVTLLKLVQTKVCEVENGKALVAYVKGKANNKCIAGQQKKYNLSAEYNRFASLEVANTEAGDIDLNPLKEASILKVSFNSKGRGYSGVVKRHGFAGGPASHGSRFHRRHGSIGNREWPGRVQPGMKMAGHYGNVKVTVKNEVVSFDEENGILVVKGAVPGFNGAMGKIRIAK; translated from the coding sequence ATGGAATACATTGTAGAAAAAATTGGTATGAGTAGAACAATCAGCACACCAAGCATTCCTGTAACCTTACTTAAACTTGTTCAAACTAAAGTATGTGAAGTAGAAAATGGAAAAGCTTTGGTTGCTTATGTAAAAGGCAAAGCAAATAATAAATGCATTGCGGGTCAGCAAAAAAAATACAATCTTTCAGCTGAATATAATAGATTTGCTTCTTTAGAAGTAGCAAACACAGAAGCAGGTGATATTGATCTTAATCCTTTAAAAGAAGCTTCTATCTTAAAAGTAAGCTTTAATTCTAAAGGTAGAGGTTATAGTGGGGTTGTTAAAAGACACGGATTCGCCGGAGGTCCTGCAAGTCACGGTTCAAGATTCCACAGACGCCACGGATCAATCGGTAACCGCGAATGGCCAGGTCGTGTTCAACCAGGTATGAAAATGGCAGGTCATTATGGTAATGTAAAAGTTACTGTTAAAAATGAAGTAGTTTCATTTGATGAAGAAAATGGCATCTTAGTAGTAAAAGGTGCGGTACCAGGATTTAATGGTGCTATGGGTAAAATAAGGATTGCAAAATGA
- the rplD gene encoding 50S ribosomal protein L4, translated as MSKVTVLNDKFEKASELDLPAKYAEVNPHNLYLYVKSYLASLRANTAHTKGRSDVSGGGKKPWRQKGRGGARAGSTRTNVWVGGAVAFGPTNNRNYFQKVNKKQKRLALERALADKAQNNALFSVDSLSIESGKTKDANAVIKKLGLKDALIVKDLLDEKTLLAFRNLANCYVVDISEVNAYLVSVFNAVIIEKAALESIVKEG; from the coding sequence ATGAGTAAAGTAACTGTTTTAAATGATAAATTTGAAAAAGCTAGTGAACTCGATCTTCCAGCAAAATATGCAGAAGTTAATCCTCACAACCTTTATTTATATGTAAAATCTTATCTTGCTAGCCTTAGAGCAAACACAGCTCATACTAAAGGTAGAAGCGATGTAAGCGGTGGTGGTAAAAAACCATGGAGACAAAAAGGTCGTGGTGGTGCAAGAGCAGGTTCAACAAGAACGAATGTTTGGGTTGGTGGTGCTGTAGCATTTGGCCCTACAAACAATCGTAATTATTTCCAAAAAGTTAATAAAAAACAAAAACGCTTAGCGCTTGAAAGAGCATTGGCTGATAAAGCACAAAACAATGCATTATTCTCAGTAGATAGTTTAAGCATTGAAAGCGGTAAAACAAAAGATGCAAATGCAGTTATTAAAAAGCTTGGTTTAAAAGATGCTTTAATTGTAAAAGATTTACTAGATGAAAAAACACTTCTTGCTTTTAGAAACTTAGCAAATTGCTATGTAGTTGATATTAGCGAAGTAAATGCTTATTTAGTATCTGTATTTAATGCTGTTATCATTGAAAAAGCAGCGCTTGAATCTATCGTAAAAGAGGGTTAA
- a CDS encoding 50S ribosomal protein L23 has translation MADITDIKTILYTEKSLNLQEQGVVVIQTSPKMTKNGLKEVLREYFGVTPVRINSLKMDGKVKRFRGREGQRNSFKKFYVKLPEGVSLESSEA, from the coding sequence ATGGCAGATATTACTGATATAAAAACAATACTTTACACTGAAAAAAGCTTAAACCTTCAAGAGCAAGGTGTTGTAGTTATTCAAACTTCTCCAAAAATGACTAAAAATGGTCTAAAAGAAGTTTTAAGAGAATATTTTGGTGTAACTCCAGTAAGAATTAATTCTTTAAAAATGGATGGAAAAGTAAAGCGTTTTAGAGGTCGCGAAGGTCAAAGAAATAGCTTTAAAAAATTCTATGTTAAGCTACCAGAAGGTGTGAGCTTAGAAAGTTCGGAGGCATAA
- the rplB gene encoding 50S ribosomal protein L2 — MAIKTYKPYTPSRRYITGVSSDDITAKASVRSLLVKLPAHAGRNNNGRITSRHKEAGAKKLYRIIDFKRRKFGIEGKVEAIEYDPYRNCRIALISYRDGEKRYILQPKGLSVGDVICAAESGLDIKPGNAMKLRNIPVGTIVHNIELKPGKGGQMIRSAGAYAQLMGKEEKYVILRLASGEMRQVLAECMASIGEVGNEEWSNVTIGKAGRNRHRGIRPQTRGSAMNPVDHPHGGGEGKKNSGRHPVTPWGKPTKGAKTRRKKASDKLIISRRKGK; from the coding sequence ATGGCAATTAAAACTTATAAACCATATACTCCAAGTAGAAGATACATCACAGGTGTAAGCTCTGATGATATCACAGCAAAAGCTAGTGTGCGTTCATTACTTGTAAAACTTCCAGCTCATGCAGGTCGTAACAATAATGGTAGAATCACAAGCCGTCATAAAGAAGCAGGTGCTAAAAAACTTTACAGAATTATAGATTTTAAAAGAAGAAAATTTGGTATTGAAGGTAAAGTTGAAGCAATCGAGTATGATCCATACAGAAATTGTCGTATTGCATTAATCTCTTATAGAGATGGTGAAAAAAGATACATCTTACAACCAAAAGGTTTAAGCGTTGGTGATGTTATTTGTGCTGCTGAAAGCGGACTTGACATTAAGCCAGGTAATGCAATGAAATTAAGAAATATCCCAGTGGGTACTATCGTACACAATATCGAGTTAAAACCAGGCAAAGGCGGTCAAATGATCCGTTCAGCAGGTGCTTATGCTCAATTAATGGGTAAAGAAGAAAAATATGTTATCTTAAGACTTGCAAGTGGTGAAATGAGACAAGTTTTAGCTGAATGTATGGCAAGTATCGGTGAAGTTGGTAATGAAGAATGGTCAAATGTGACTATCGGTAAAGCAGGAAGAAACCGCCATAGAGGTATTCGTCCTCAAACAAGAGGTTCTGCGATGAACCCAGTTGATCACCCGCACGGTGGGGGTGAAGGTAAGAAAAATTCAGGCCGTCATCCAGTTACTCCATGGGGTAAACCAACTAAAGGTGCTAAAACTCGCCGTAAAAAAGCTAGCGATAAGCTAATAATTTCAAGAAGAAAAGGAAAGTAA
- the rpsS gene encoding 30S ribosomal protein S19 — MARSLKKGPFVDDHVMKKVIAAKKANDGKPIKTWSRRSTIIPDMIGLTFNVHNGKSFIPVYITENHIGYKLGEFAPTRTFKGHKGSVQKKIGK; from the coding sequence ATGGCTAGGTCACTAAAAAAAGGTCCTTTTGTTGATGACCATGTAATGAAAAAAGTCATCGCTGCTAAAAAAGCTAACGATGGTAAGCCAATTAAAACTTGGTCAAGACGCAGCACTATTATACCTGATATGATAGGTTTAACTTTTAATGTTCATAATGGAAAAAGCTTTATCCCAGTATATATTACTGAAAATCATATCGGTTACAAATTAGGTGAATTTGCACCTACTAGAACATTTAAGGGTCATAAAGGCTCTGTTCAGAAAAAAATAGGTAAGTAA
- the rplV gene encoding 50S ribosomal protein L22, whose product MSRALIKFIRLSPTKARLIAREVQGMNAELALASLKFMPNKGAKFIANAISSAVANGGFEANEVVVSSCRVDAGAVLKRFRPRARGSASRIRKPTSHILVEVSKVEASAEKTTKAKKASVKKES is encoded by the coding sequence ATGAGTAGAGCGTTAATTAAATTCATAAGATTATCTCCAACTAAAGCGAGATTGATTGCTAGAGAAGTTCAAGGTATGAATGCAGAGCTTGCATTAGCTAGTTTGAAATTTATGCCAAATAAAGGTGCTAAATTTATAGCAAATGCTATTTCAAGTGCTGTAGCAAATGGCGGATTTGAAGCAAATGAAGTTGTTGTTTCAAGTTGTCGTGTTGATGCTGGTGCGGTTTTAAAAAGATTTAGACCAAGAGCTAGAGGAAGTGCTAGTCGTATTAGAAAGCCAACTTCACACATTTTGGTAGAAGTTAGTAAAGTAGAAGCAAGTGCTGAAAAAACTACAAAAGCTAAAAAAGCATCAGTGAAAAAGGAAAGCTAA
- the rpsC gene encoding 30S ribosomal protein S3 has product MGQKVNPIGLRLGINRNWESRWFPTKANLAENIGEDYKIRTFLKRKLYYAGISQILVERTAKKLRVTVVAARPGIIIGKKGSDVDILRKELQDLIKKEVNINIKEERKAGASAQLAAESVATQLEKRIAFRRAMKKVIQGAQKAGAKGIKVSVSGRLGGAEMARTEWYLEGRVPLHTLRAKIDYGFAEAHTTYGNIGIKVWIFKGEVLQKGVQPEKTEENAPAKKTRRARRGK; this is encoded by the coding sequence ATGGGACAAAAAGTAAATCCGATTGGTTTAAGACTAGGAATTAATAGAAATTGGGAATCAAGATGGTTTCCTACAAAAGCTAATTTAGCAGAAAATATTGGTGAAGATTATAAAATCAGAACATTTTTAAAAAGAAAACTTTATTATGCAGGAATTAGCCAAATTCTTGTAGAAAGAACAGCGAAAAAATTAAGAGTAACTGTTGTAGCTGCAAGACCAGGGATTATTATTGGTAAAAAAGGTAGTGATGTTGATATTTTAAGAAAAGAACTTCAAGATTTAATCAAAAAAGAAGTTAATATCAATATCAAAGAAGAAAGAAAAGCAGGTGCTTCAGCTCAGCTTGCAGCTGAAAGTGTTGCTACTCAACTTGAAAAAAGAATTGCTTTTAGAAGAGCAATGAAAAAAGTAATTCAAGGAGCGCAAAAAGCAGGTGCTAAAGGGATTAAAGTTTCAGTTTCAGGCCGTTTAGGTGGTGCTGAAATGGCAAGAACTGAATGGTACCTAGAAGGTCGTGTTCCACTTCACACTTTAAGAGCAAAAATCGATTACGGTTTCGCAGAAGCACATACTACTTATGGAAATATAGGTATTAAAGTATGGATCTTCAAAGGTGAAGTTTTACAAAAGGGTGTTCAACCTGAAAAAACCGAAGAAAACGCTCCAGCTAAAAAAACTAGAAGAGCAAGAAGAGGTAAATAA
- the rplP gene encoding 50S ribosomal protein L16, translating to MLMPKRTKYRKMMKGRNRGYANRGTEFTFGDFALKATEAGRINSRQIEAARIALTRFVKRQGKTWIRVFPDKPLTKKPLETRMGKGKGAVEEWVMNIKPGRIIYEMAGVNEEMARQALTLAMHKLPFKTKFVTRESQNEIY from the coding sequence ATGTTAATGCCAAAAAGAACAAAATATCGTAAAATGATGAAAGGGCGTAACAGAGGTTATGCCAACAGAGGGACTGAATTTACTTTTGGTGATTTTGCCCTAAAAGCAACTGAAGCTGGCCGTATCAATTCACGCCAAATTGAAGCAGCTCGTATTGCTTTAACTCGTTTTGTAAAAAGACAAGGTAAAACTTGGATTAGAGTTTTCCCAGATAAACCTCTAACTAAAAAACCTTTAGAAACTCGTATGGGTAAAGGTAAAGGTGCAGTTGAGGAATGGGTAATGAACATTAAACCAGGTCGTATTATTTATGAAATGGCAGGGGTTAATGAAGAAATGGCAAGACAAGCTTTAACTTTAGCGATGCATAAATTGCCATTTAAAACTAAGTTTGTTACAAGAGAGAGCCAAAATGAAATATACTGA
- the rpmC gene encoding 50S ribosomal protein L29 — MKYTEIKDKTAGELATMLKEKKVLLFTLRQKLKTMQLTNPKEISEVKKDIARINTAISALK; from the coding sequence ATGAAATATACTGAGATTAAAGATAAAACAGCAGGTGAGCTTGCAACAATGCTAAAAGAAAAAAAGGTGCTTTTATTTACTTTAAGACAAAAGCTAAAAACAATGCAGCTAACTAATCCTAAAGAGATTAGCGAAGTTAAAAAAGACATCGCTAGAATCAATACTGCAATTAGCGCTTTAAAATAA
- the rpsQ gene encoding 30S ribosomal protein S17, producing MAFKREIQGVVVQIAGDKTATILVERKVVHPKYRKIVKRFKKYLIHDERNELKVGNTVVAIECRPLSKRKSFRLKTIVSAGVE from the coding sequence ATGGCATTTAAAAGAGAAATTCAAGGCGTTGTTGTTCAAATTGCTGGAGATAAAACAGCAACAATTTTGGTTGAAAGAAAAGTGGTTCACCCAAAATACAGAAAAATCGTAAAACGCTTTAAAAAATATTTAATTCATGATGAAAGAAATGAACTTAAAGTGGGAAATACTGTAGTTGCTATTGAATGTAGACCACTTTCTAAGAGAAAATCATTTCGCTTAAAAACTATAGTATCAGCAGGAGTTGAGTAA
- the rplN gene encoding 50S ribosomal protein L14, protein MIQSFTRLAVADNSGAKELMCIKVLGGSKRRYATVGDVIVASVKKALPNGKVKKGQVVKAVIVRTKKEIHRDNGSLIRFDENAAVILDAKREPIGTRIFGPVGREVRYGGFMKIVSLAPEVL, encoded by the coding sequence ATGATTCAAAGTTTTACTAGGCTTGCAGTTGCTGATAATAGCGGTGCAAAAGAATTAATGTGCATTAAGGTTTTAGGTGGTAGCAAAAGAAGATACGCTACTGTTGGTGATGTAATCGTTGCGTCTGTAAAAAAAGCTCTACCAAATGGTAAAGTTAAAAAAGGTCAAGTAGTAAAAGCAGTTATCGTTAGAACTAAAAAAGAAATTCATAGAGACAATGGTTCTTTAATTCGTTTTGATGAAAATGCGGCAGTTATTCTTGATGCTAAAAGAGAGCCTATCGGAACGCGTATTTTTGGACCAGTAGGTCGTGAAGTAAGATATGGTGGCTTTATGAAAATTGTTTCACTAGCACCGGAGGTGTTGTAA
- the rplX gene encoding 50S ribosomal protein L24 — translation MKLKIKKNDMVKVIAGDDKGKTGKVLAVFPKTNKVIVEGCKIAKKAVKPSDKNPNGGFVNKEMPMDISNVAKAGE, via the coding sequence ATGAAATTAAAAATTAAAAAGAATGATATGGTAAAAGTTATCGCAGGCGATGACAAAGGCAAAACAGGTAAAGTTTTAGCAGTATTTCCTAAAACAAATAAAGTAATTGTTGAGGGTTGTAAAATCGCTAAAAAAGCTGTTAAGCCAAGTGATAAAAATCCAAACGGCGGTTTTGTCAATAAAGAAATGCCAATGGATATTTCAAATGTAGCAAAGGCAGGAGAATAA
- the rplE gene encoding 50S ribosomal protein L5, producing MMRLKEKYTQNIKPALVKEFDIKNPMLVPFIEKVVISVGAGELAKDQKVLQNVADTISLIAGQKAVITKAKKSVAGFKVREGFPVGVMVTLRKDNMYAFLDKLITIALPRVKDFRGLPRDGFDGRGNYNFGLDEQLMFPEVEYDKILRTHGMNISIVTTAKSDKEAQKLLELFGVPFAKGK from the coding sequence ATGATGAGATTGAAAGAAAAATATACTCAAAATATCAAACCTGCTTTAGTTAAAGAATTTGATATTAAAAATCCTATGCTTGTTCCTTTTATTGAAAAAGTTGTAATCAGTGTAGGTGCTGGGGAATTAGCAAAAGATCAAAAAGTATTACAAAATGTTGCAGATACTATTTCATTGATCGCTGGGCAAAAAGCAGTTATCACAAAAGCTAAAAAATCAGTTGCTGGTTTTAAAGTAAGAGAAGGCTTCCCAGTAGGTGTAATGGTAACATTAAGAAAAGACAATATGTATGCTTTCTTAGATAAGCTTATTACTATAGCTCTTCCTCGTGTTAAAGACTTTAGAGGTCTTCCAAGAGATGGTTTTGATGGAAGAGGAAACTATAACTTTGGTTTAGATGAGCAGTTAATGTTCCCAGAAGTTGAATATGATAAAATCTTAAGAACTCATGGTATGAACATTTCTATCGTTACAACAGCAAAATCAGATAAAGAGGCACAAAAATTATTAGAATTATTTGGCGTGCCATTTGCAAAAGGAAAGTAA
- a CDS encoding type Z 30S ribosomal protein S14, whose translation MAKKSMIAKAARKPKFSVRGYTRCQICGRPHSVYRDFGICRVCLRKMANEGLIPGLKKASW comes from the coding sequence ATGGCTAAAAAATCAATGATTGCAAAAGCTGCCCGCAAACCTAAATTTAGCGTTAGAGGGTATACTAGATGCCAAATTTGTGGAAGACCACATTCAGTTTATAGAGATTTTGGAATTTGCAGAGTTTGCTTAAGAAAAATGGCAAATGAAGGTTTAATTCCTGGTCTTAAAAAAGCAAGTTGGTAA
- the rpsH gene encoding 30S ribosomal protein S8, translating into MINDLISDSLTRIRNAGMRRLETTQLLHSKVIEALLGIFQAKGYIESFNVIEEDKKKFINVVLKYDEKGKSVINEVKRISKPGRRVYKGKDEIKRFKNGYGTIVVSTSKGVLANDEAYKAGVGGEVLCTIW; encoded by the coding sequence ATGATAAATGATTTAATTTCAGATTCACTAACAAGAATTAGAAATGCAGGGATGAGAAGATTAGAGACTACTCAACTTTTGCATTCTAAAGTTATCGAAGCTTTACTTGGAATTTTCCAAGCTAAAGGCTATATTGAAAGCTTTAATGTTATTGAAGAGGATAAAAAGAAATTCATCAATGTAGTTTTAAAATATGATGAAAAAGGTAAAAGCGTAATTAACGAAGTTAAGCGTATTTCTAAACCTGGTCGTCGTGTTTATAAAGGCAAAGATGAGATCAAAAGATTTAAAAACGGTTATGGTACTATCGTAGTAAGCACTTCAAAAGGTGTTTTAGCTAACGACGAAGCTTACAAAGCAGGCGTTGGCGGCGAAGTTTTATGTACTATTTGGTAA
- the rplF gene encoding 50S ribosomal protein L6: protein MSRIGKQPVAIPSGVEVKLEGNLLKFKKGNLAKELDTKANVNVEIKEGQILFSPKGEDRQSRAYWGTYRALAQNIIIGLTDGFSKTLEINGVGYKAALKGKVLELALGFSHPINYAIPEGIEITVDKNNVIIKGSDKQVVGQVAAQIREFRPPEPYKGKGVKYSDERIIRKAGKTSKK, encoded by the coding sequence ATGTCTCGTATAGGTAAACAACCAGTTGCTATTCCAAGTGGAGTAGAAGTAAAATTAGAAGGTAACTTGCTAAAATTCAAAAAAGGAAATTTAGCAAAAGAGCTTGATACAAAAGCAAATGTTAATGTTGAGATTAAAGAAGGGCAAATTCTTTTCTCTCCTAAAGGTGAAGATAGACAAAGTAGAGCTTATTGGGGAACTTATAGAGCTTTAGCTCAAAACATCATCATCGGTTTAACTGATGGTTTTAGCAAAACTTTAGAAATCAACGGTGTTGGTTATAAAGCTGCGTTAAAAGGTAAAGTTCTTGAACTTGCTTTAGGTTTTTCTCATCCTATCAACTATGCTATTCCAGAAGGCATAGAAATTACCGTTGATAAAAACAATGTTATTATCAAAGGTAGCGATAAACAAGTGGTAGGTCAAGTTGCTGCTCAAATTCGTGAATTTAGACCACCTGAGCCTTACAAAGGAAAAGGTGTTAAATATTCAGATGAGCGTATTATCCGCAAAGCTGGTAAGACATCTAAGAAGTAA
- the rplR gene encoding 50S ribosomal protein L18, whose amino-acid sequence MRANVLKRKISLRIKRKKRIRAKISGTQALPRVSVFKSNRTLYIQAIDDVKAVTLAAVDGRKIGVKANKEGAKKIAAEFAKVLKAKNIEEAVFDRNGYLYHGVIAALAEALRENGIKL is encoded by the coding sequence ATGAGAGCAAATGTATTAAAAAGAAAAATATCTTTAAGAATTAAAAGAAAAAAAAGAATTAGAGCAAAAATTTCAGGAACACAAGCTCTTCCAAGAGTTTCTGTTTTTAAATCAAACAGAACTTTATATATCCAAGCTATCGATGATGTTAAAGCAGTAACTTTAGCAGCAGTAGATGGAAGAAAAATTGGTGTTAAAGCAAATAAAGAAGGTGCTAAAAAAATAGCAGCTGAATTTGCAAAAGTTTTAAAAGCTAAAAACATAGAAGAAGCAGTGTTTGATAGAAATGGTTATTTATACCATGGTGTGATTGCAGCATTAGCTGAAGCACTAAGAGAAAACGGAATCAAACTATAA
- the rpsE gene encoding 30S ribosomal protein S5: MEKYNREEFEEVIVDIGRVTKVVKGGRRFRFTALVIVGNRKGLVGVGYGKAKEVPDAIRKAVDDAFKNIVEVKTKGSTIPHDVEVKYNASRILLKPASEGTGVIAGGSTRPIVELAGIKDILTKSLGSNNSANVVRATIKALTMLKG; encoded by the coding sequence ATGGAAAAATATAATAGAGAAGAATTTGAAGAAGTAATCGTCGATATCGGCAGGGTTACTAAGGTTGTTAAAGGTGGTAGAAGATTTAGATTTACTGCTTTAGTTATCGTTGGAAATAGAAAAGGTTTAGTTGGTGTGGGCTATGGAAAAGCTAAAGAAGTTCCAGATGCTATCAGAAAAGCAGTTGATGATGCTTTTAAAAACATTGTTGAAGTTAAAACAAAAGGTTCAACTATCCCTCATGATGTAGAAGTAAAATACAACGCAAGTAGAATTTTACTTAAACCAGCAAGTGAAGGTACAGGGGTTATTGCAGGTGGTTCAACACGTCCTATCGTGGAACTTGCAGGTATTAAAGACATTTTAACTAAGTCTTTAGGTTCAAATAATTCAGCAAATGTTGTGCGTGCTACTATCAAAGCACTTACAATGCTTAAAGGATAA
- the rplO gene encoding 50S ribosomal protein L15, giving the protein MNLTKAPGSTHKTKRIGRGQGSGMGKTSTKGGKGQTARKGYNEKRGFEGGQQPLQRRLPKVGFTSKFEKPYVINVEKITAIKELSEITFETINSIHKLSKNVNKVKLIGASAKDLASKIKDEKITFSGQK; this is encoded by the coding sequence ATGAATTTAACAAAAGCACCAGGTTCAACACATAAAACCAAAAGAATAGGCCGTGGTCAAGGTAGTGGTATGGGAAAAACTTCTACTAAAGGTGGAAAAGGCCAAACTGCTAGAAAAGGTTATAACGAAAAAAGAGGTTTTGAAGGGGGTCAACAACCACTTCAAAGACGCTTACCAAAAGTAGGCTTTACTTCTAAATTTGAAAAACCTTATGTGATTAATGTTGAAAAAATCACAGCAATCAAAGAGCTTAGCGAAATTACATTTGAAACAATCAATAGTATTCATAAGCTTTCAAAAAATGTAAATAAAGTTAAGCTTATTGGAGCAAGTGCTAAAGATCTTGCTAGTAAAATTAAAGACGAGAAGATCACTTTTAGCGGACAAAAATAA
- the secY gene encoding preprotein translocase subunit SecY, which yields MNKALTNKILITLAFLFAYRILAYVPVPGVNVSVIKEFFDSNASNALGLFNMFSGGAAERLSIISLGIMPYITASIIMELLAATFPNIGKMKKERDGMQKYMQIIRYATIAITLIQSIGVSIGLQSLHGKAGQSAIMIDMNTFIALSAISMLAGTMLLMWIGEQITQRGIGNGISLIIFGGIVSTIPGAISGTVNLVNTGEMNFLTIIAILVVILLTIWAIIVVELGERRIPISYSRKVIMQNQNKRIMNYIPIKINLSGVIPPIFASAILMFPSTILQTSTNEYVLKIYDFLNPNGFFFHFLTFLLVIFFAYFYASIVFNAKDIAENLKRQGGFIPGIRPGEGTANYLNEVASRLTLSGSIYLGLVATLPWLIVKLFGVPFYFGGTSVLIVVQVALDTMRKIEAQIYMNKYQTLSAVGL from the coding sequence ATGAATAAAGCATTGACAAATAAAATTCTCATAACATTAGCTTTTTTATTTGCTTATAGAATATTAGCTTATGTTCCAGTTCCGGGGGTTAATGTCAGTGTTATCAAGGAATTTTTTGATTCTAATGCATCTAATGCATTAGGCTTGTTTAATATGTTTAGTGGGGGTGCTGCTGAAAGACTTAGCATCATCTCTCTAGGCATTATGCCTTATATTACTGCTTCGATTATTATGGAGCTTTTAGCGGCAACTTTTCCTAACATAGGAAAGATGAAAAAAGAACGCGATGGTATGCAAAAATATATGCAAATTATCCGTTATGCTACTATAGCTATCACTTTGATACAAAGTATAGGCGTTTCTATAGGCTTGCAAAGTCTTCATGGAAAAGCAGGTCAGTCAGCTATTATGATTGATATGAATACTTTTATTGCACTTTCTGCTATTTCTATGCTTGCAGGTACCATGCTTTTAATGTGGATAGGTGAGCAAATCACTCAACGCGGTATAGGAAATGGTATTTCTTTGATCATCTTTGGCGGTATTGTTTCTACAATTCCAGGTGCAATTAGTGGAACAGTAAATTTGGTAAATACAGGTGAGATGAATTTCTTGACTATCATTGCTATTTTAGTTGTAATTTTACTTACTATTTGGGCTATTATAGTAGTAGAGCTTGGAGAAAGAAGAATTCCTATTTCTTACTCAAGAAAAGTAATCATGCAAAATCAAAACAAACGCATTATGAATTACATACCTATTAAAATAAATTTAAGTGGAGTAATTCCTCCTATTTTTGCAAGTGCGATTTTGATGTTTCCAAGCACTATTTTGCAAACAAGTACAAATGAGTATGTGTTAAAAATTTATGACTTTTTAAATCCAAATGGATTTTTCTTTCATTTTTTAACATTCTTACTTGTTATTTTCTTCGCGTATTTTTATGCATCAATTGTATTTAATGCAAAAGATATAGCTGAAAATCTTAAAAGACAAGGTGGTTTCATACCAGGTATTAGACCAGGTGAAGGAACTGCAAATTATCTTAATGAAGTAGCATCAAGACTTACCTTGTCAGGTTCTATTTATTTAGGGCTTGTAGCTACATTACCATGGCTTATTGTGAAGTTGTTTGGTGTGCCTTTTTATTTTGGTGGAACTTCTGTTTTGATCGTAGTTCAAGTAGCGCTTGATACAATGAGAAAAATCGAAGCTCAAATTTATATGAATAAATACCAAACCTTAAGTGCAGTAGGCTTATAA